In the genome of Arthrobacter alpinus, the window CCTTGGACCGGCGTATCCCACGTGCACGCCACAGCCCAATCGGGTGTGGGGCGCCCATCCGCCTGTGCGGACCGCGCAAAACGGTCGGGGAACACCTGGTACATGACGGCTTCGCGCGACCACTCCGGGGCAGCAACGGCCGTGGTGATGCGGAAATCGTTGTAGTCCGAGGTGTCGCGGTTGTGCAGGCCGGCGTTGTTGAGGTGCCAGTAGCTGGCTCCCCCGCCTTCATCACCGGCCACTTCAATGACAAATCGGTACAGAGCCACGGGGTTCACATGGAGCATGGAGGCTTCCCACCAGGTCCAACCGCCATCGGAGCCAACAACTGTGGCCTCGTCATACCGGGGTTCGGCGTCCTGGACGCTGCGCACCCAGACCCTCGAGGCGGTTCCCCAATCTTGAGGCACTCGCAACCGCAAGGTGCAGCGTTCACCAAGTTTCGGCGTCGAGCTTCCCACATAAAGTGCCGAACCATCGTGATGCGGTTGATTAGCTGCCATGTTTACCCCTTTACTCCACCTTGAACCAAACCACTGACAATGTACCGCTGAAGGAACAGGAACAGGGCCATGACAGGCACTGCGGCCAAAACTGCTCCGGCGGAGAATACGCCCCAGTTCTTGGACCGGGTATCAGCAACGAAGGAATACAAGCCCACGGCCAGGGTCTGCGAATCGGGATCGGTCAGGACCACGGAGGCAATCACAAACTCGCTGGAAATGCCGATGAAGGAGAGCAGCGCCACCACGGCCAGGATGGGTGTCACCAGGCGCAGGATGATGCCGAAGAAGATCTGCACGTGGGATGCGCCGTCGATCTTCGCAGCCTCATCCAGCGATTGCGGAATCGTGTTGAAGAAGCCGTACATGAGGTACGTATTCACGCCCAGTGCGCCGCCCAGATAAACCATGATCAGGCCCATCTGGCTGCCCAACCCCAGTGCGGGGATGATCTCGGAGATGCCGCTGAGCAACAGGAAGATTGCGACCACGGCAAGCAACTGCGGGAACATCTGCAGCAGGAGCAGCGAAAGCAGGCCCATCCGCCGGCCCTTGAACCTCATGCGTGAGAAGGCGTAGGCGGCCATGGCACCCAAAAAGACTGTGGCAGCCGAGGTGACCACGCCGATCACCAAGGTGTTGATGAACCAGCGGCCAAAGGGGCGGGCGGGATCATTGAACAGCTTGACGAAGTTTCCAACGTCAACCTGGGTGAACAGGCCCTTCGTGCCAGCCAGCGTGCCATTGGAATTCAAGGCCGCCGAGAGCACATACAGCAGGGGGAAGATGGCGAACAGCGTGACGACCACACCAACGAGGTGACGCCAACCCTTGTCCTTGAACCACACACCGAAGGGACGCCGCTTCGCTTTCGGCAGCTCGGTTACTGTTTGCACGTCAATGGTGGTGGTGCTCATCGGTTCACTTCCTCAAGTGCCTTGGTCTGCTTGAAGCTGATGGCGGAAACGGTGGCCACGATCAGGAAGATGACGATTGCCAGCGCGCTGGCCAGACCGTAGTCACGCCCCGTGCCCTGCCCGAACGCCACCTTGTACACGAGTGTGATGAGGATGTCCGTGGAGCCAATGTCCCGGGTGGTGTCCTCAAAACGCGGCCCGCCGCCGGTCAGCATGTAGATGACATTGAAGTTGTTGAAGTTGAACGCGAACGAGGCAATCAGCAACGGTGCGATCGAGACCAGGAGCAGCGGCAACTTGATGGAACGGAAAACCCGCCACGCTCCGGCACCGTCCACCCGGGCTGCTTCATCGAGTTCGGTGGGCAGCGATTGCAGGGCACCCGTGCACACCAGGAACATGTAGGGGAAGCCCAGCCACAGGTTGACCACCAGGACGCTGATCTTGGCCAGCACCGGATCCGTCAGCCACCCGATCTCGGCCCCGCCCAGCAGCGTCTGGTTCAGCCAGCCGAATTGAGGGTTCAAGATACCTGACCACACCAGGCCCGAGAGGAACGCCGGGAAGGCATAGGGCAGGATCATCAAAACCCGGTAGACCTTCTTGCCGCGCAGATCGTCACGATTAAAGGTGATGGCCAGGAACAGGCCCAGGCTAAAGGTCAGGATCACCGAGGCGATGGCGAAGGTGAACGTCCACGCCACCACGTTCAGCAGCGGTGCCCGCAGGTTGGGATCGGTAAAGGCACGGACAAAGTTGTCGAACCCCACGTTGATCTTCCAGCCGGTGGCCAGCCGGTCACCGTTTGCGTTCGCAAAGGCGCCCTCGCCGTTGTCTGTGAAGGTGTCTCCGGTTTCGGTGTCCGTAAAGGTGTCAGTGTTCGAGTCGTAAACCATGTTGGGTTTGAACGCGTAGGCAGTGCTGCCGTCGGCCGTGCGTAGGCTGCCTTCGGCCGGGTCGTCGGAAGCCGGGACCGAAATACTCAAGATGTCCGTCTGGTTTGCCACGATCTGGGCAAAGTTCAGGGTTTCAAAGCCCGGGAGTGATGCTGCTTTTCCGGTGCTGTCGAGCGTTGCATCGGTGACAGTGGTCAGCGGTTCCGTTGCGGACCCCACGCTGACAGTGCCATCAGGTGCAGTAAACAAGAGGAAGAGTTCACCGTCCTTTTGAAGCACGGCTGTCTTAAATGCTGTCGAATCCGGAACGCGCTTTTGCGCCGTCATCTGGATGGCCGAGATGGCATCCTCTTTGGAGCTGTTGTGCCCGTCGCCATAATTGGTGAAGGCAATGTAGCCGGAGTAAAAGACCACAAACACTTGAAAGATCACCAGAAAGAACACGCCTGGGGCCAGATACTTTGCCGGCAATCCACCTTTGCGAAGGTAGATCCAGTTGACCAGCAGCGTGACAGCGGCTGCAATGGCAAGGATGGCCCATGATTCGCCCAGGAACAGCGTGATCATGACGAAGACGGCAAAAGCATCAACCAACCCCAGGAGCACCACCTTGGCCAGGGTGCCCTTGAGGGAGTCCATGCTGTGTGTCTTCTTCGTTGCCCGCTGTTGTGGCGGTTGCTGGCCGCGGGTCACCCGGGGTGCGGGTCCGGCGTCGTTGGTGGTGGAAACTCGTGTCACGTGGCTGTCCTCTTGCAGGGGTTCAAGCTGGTCAAAACGGTGTGTGGCGCGAAGGCATGGAACCTTTGCGCCACACACCGGTGCAGGCAATGGTGC includes:
- a CDS encoding ABC transporter permease subunit — encoded protein: MTRGQQPPQQRATKKTHSMDSLKGTLAKVVLLGLVDAFAVFVMITLFLGESWAILAIAAAVTLLVNWIYLRKGGLPAKYLAPGVFFLVIFQVFVVFYSGYIAFTNYGDGHNSSKEDAISAIQMTAQKRVPDSTAFKTAVLQKDGELFLLFTAPDGTVSVGSATEPLTTVTDATLDSTGKAASLPGFETLNFAQIVANQTDILSISVPASDDPAEGSLRTADGSTAYAFKPNMVYDSNTDTFTDTETGDTFTDNGEGAFANANGDRLATGWKINVGFDNFVRAFTDPNLRAPLLNVVAWTFTFAIASVILTFSLGLFLAITFNRDDLRGKKVYRVLMILPYAFPAFLSGLVWSGILNPQFGWLNQTLLGGAEIGWLTDPVLAKISVLVVNLWLGFPYMFLVCTGALQSLPTELDEAARVDGAGAWRVFRSIKLPLLLVSIAPLLIASFAFNFNNFNVIYMLTGGGPRFEDTTRDIGSTDILITLVYKVAFGQGTGRDYGLASALAIVIFLIVATVSAISFKQTKALEEVNR
- a CDS encoding sugar ABC transporter permease gives rise to the protein MSTTTIDVQTVTELPKAKRRPFGVWFKDKGWRHLVGVVVTLFAIFPLLYVLSAALNSNGTLAGTKGLFTQVDVGNFVKLFNDPARPFGRWFINTLVIGVVTSAATVFLGAMAAYAFSRMRFKGRRMGLLSLLLLQMFPQLLAVVAIFLLLSGISEIIPALGLGSQMGLIMVYLGGALGVNTYLMYGFFNTIPQSLDEAAKIDGASHVQIFFGIILRLVTPILAVVALLSFIGISSEFVIASVVLTDPDSQTLAVGLYSFVADTRSKNWGVFSAGAVLAAVPVMALFLFLQRYIVSGLVQGGVKG